A region of Chitinophaga horti DNA encodes the following proteins:
- a CDS encoding polysaccharide pyruvyl transferase family protein, with protein sequence MNYIYYKDAKGNFGDDLNAWLWPKFFGAAQANGDAFVGIGSILCKDSPLFKDLGQKRKIVFGTGVRPAYQAFKFDPSWDVKFLRGPFSASYFNNQHDYIADAAYALGLMEDYSEYVNTPKKYKVSVIPYFKSLEFFNWQAICNKLGYHYISPSAENGIAETLKEIAASEFVITEAMHGAIIADILRVPWSRFVLTTPYTEGSGVSEFKWMDWLHSIGQVQTDTTHIKLYRKSKVNSWVKNLTADMVNVEFLVKKVVRDQLVQQLGSIHNYSLSDDETIERVFSRMYEKAEEVKLSLNKEVYDRRTTV encoded by the coding sequence ATGAACTACATTTATTATAAAGATGCGAAAGGGAATTTTGGGGACGACCTCAATGCCTGGCTGTGGCCTAAATTCTTTGGGGCTGCGCAGGCAAACGGGGATGCATTTGTAGGCATCGGATCTATTTTGTGTAAAGATTCCCCACTCTTTAAAGATCTTGGACAGAAACGTAAGATCGTTTTTGGAACAGGCGTGCGCCCGGCTTACCAGGCATTTAAATTTGATCCCTCCTGGGATGTTAAGTTTTTAAGAGGCCCTTTCTCTGCCAGCTACTTTAATAATCAACACGACTATATAGCAGACGCTGCGTACGCGCTGGGTCTGATGGAAGATTACAGCGAGTATGTGAACACACCGAAGAAATATAAAGTAAGTGTGATCCCCTATTTTAAATCGCTGGAATTCTTTAACTGGCAGGCGATTTGTAACAAGCTCGGCTACCATTACATTTCGCCTTCCGCAGAAAATGGAATAGCAGAAACGTTGAAAGAAATTGCCGCTTCCGAGTTTGTTATTACCGAAGCAATGCATGGCGCTATCATCGCCGACATCCTGCGTGTACCCTGGAGCCGCTTTGTGTTAACCACACCTTACACAGAAGGTAGCGGTGTTTCCGAATTTAAATGGATGGACTGGCTGCACTCGATCGGACAGGTGCAGACAGACACGACGCACATCAAGCTGTATCGAAAATCCAAAGTAAACAGTTGGGTAAAGAACCTCACTGCGGATATGGTGAACGTGGAGTTCCTGGTAAAGAAGGTGGTAAGAGACCAGCTGGTGCAGCAACTCGGAAGCATCCACAATTATAGTTTATCTGACGATGAAACTATTGAGCGTGTATTTAGCCGGATGTATGAAAAAGCAGAAGAAGTAAAATTATCACTTAATAAAGAAGTTTATGATCGCCGAACCACTGTTTGA
- a CDS encoding acyltransferase → MIAEPLFEEKRDKTGRVKVYRDNPLFFMKRSKISLGRAVCLYLYYSLANWLPDPPRPLGVIAQPFRSFLARKIFLRSGKEMKISRNVRFGSGAKVEVGDYVGINENCWIGNDTVIGNDVMFGPEVTILSGGHNFARTDIPMREQGATVRKPVVIGDDVWIGTRVIILPGINVGAHSILAAGAVVTKDVPEYAIVAGNPAVIKKFRNQ, encoded by the coding sequence ATGATCGCCGAACCACTGTTTGAAGAAAAGCGTGACAAGACCGGTCGTGTTAAAGTGTACCGCGACAATCCGCTGTTCTTCATGAAGCGCAGCAAAATTTCGCTGGGACGGGCTGTTTGCCTGTATCTCTATTACAGCCTCGCCAACTGGCTGCCTGACCCGCCACGCCCCCTGGGTGTGATCGCACAACCCTTCCGCAGCTTCCTGGCGCGTAAGATTTTTTTGCGCAGCGGAAAGGAGATGAAGATCAGCCGCAACGTACGTTTCGGCAGCGGCGCAAAGGTAGAAGTAGGCGATTATGTAGGCATCAATGAAAACTGCTGGATCGGTAACGACACCGTAATTGGTAACGACGTAATGTTCGGTCCGGAAGTAACGATCCTTTCCGGTGGGCACAACTTTGCGCGTACCGATATCCCGATGCGCGAACAGGGCGCAACAGTGCGTAAGCCAGTTGTGATTGGTGATGACGTGTGGATTGGTACGCGGGTGATTATTCTGCCCGGCATCAACGTAGGCGCACATTCCATTTTAGCAGCCGGCGCCGTTGTGACAAAAGACGTTCCGGAATATGCGATCGTAGCAGGAAACCCGGCGGTCATTAAAAAATTCAGAAACCAGTGA
- a CDS encoding WcaF family extracellular polysaccharide biosynthesis acetyltransferase, protein MQTATATYDKIARPATPAATDLSAFNTGTYKAGPKWKVLAWYFINYGIFNSALPWPYKFKSFLLKLFGAKVGEGLVIKTKVRIKNPWRLVIGKHCWIGESVWIDNLEDVYIGDNVCISQEALLLTGNHDYTKFDFPYRLGKITLEDGAWVGAKSVVCPGVTVRSHAILTVGSIASKDLEPWSIYAGNPAAFVRTRTMKG, encoded by the coding sequence ATGCAAACAGCTACTGCCACATACGATAAAATAGCGCGCCCGGCAACCCCGGCTGCGACAGATCTTTCCGCCTTCAATACGGGGACCTATAAAGCTGGCCCCAAATGGAAGGTGTTGGCCTGGTATTTTATCAACTACGGCATTTTTAATAGCGCATTGCCATGGCCTTACAAGTTCAAATCCTTCCTGCTAAAGCTCTTCGGGGCTAAGGTGGGCGAAGGCCTGGTGATCAAAACGAAAGTCCGTATTAAAAACCCATGGCGGCTCGTCATTGGTAAACACTGCTGGATCGGCGAGTCGGTGTGGATCGATAACCTGGAAGATGTGTATATCGGCGACAACGTATGCATTTCGCAGGAGGCATTGTTGCTTACAGGCAACCACGACTACACGAAGTTCGACTTTCCTTACCGCCTTGGTAAAATTACGCTGGAAGACGGCGCCTGGGTGGGAGCTAAATCGGTGGTGTGCCCGGGTGTTACGGTTCGCTCACATGCGATACTCACCGTAGGATCTATTGCCAGCAAGGATTTAGAACCATGGAGCATTTACGCGGGTAACCCCGCAGCCTTTGTAAGAACACGTACGATGAAAGGCTAA
- a CDS encoding XrtY-associated glycosyltransferase XYAG1 yields MKILFIVPSYKPAYIYGGPVVTIARLAERLVRIGHEVTVYTTTANGKTELEVPVGEPVNVDGVSVVYFKRITKDHTHVSPALWKHTWATASQYDAVHIHSWWNFLILGASWICNLRGIKPVLSPHGMLCDWVFTSKNSLKKRLLHQSVGKKLLGKTHLHISSPMEHEESLRIHGDWKADLIHNLVALPEKQYSRRENEVFNISFLSRVDPKKGLDILLHALAGVKFPYKLRIAGAGEDDYVESLKQIIQQNKMEANVEWVGWKNNEEKYVFLAESDLFALTSHNENFAIVVIESLAVGTPVLVSNNVGLSKYVNEKKLGWVTSIDVEEVRKNLTQVYNDHTERRRISDASAGIIRYDFDEARLAEDYINMYRNSTNKQAV; encoded by the coding sequence ATGAAGATATTATTCATAGTTCCGTCTTACAAGCCTGCATACATCTACGGTGGTCCCGTAGTGACGATTGCGCGCCTGGCGGAACGACTGGTGCGGATCGGGCATGAGGTGACCGTTTACACGACTACCGCCAACGGCAAAACGGAGCTGGAAGTGCCTGTGGGTGAACCGGTGAATGTAGATGGTGTAAGCGTAGTTTACTTTAAACGTATCACGAAAGATCATACTCACGTGTCGCCAGCCCTGTGGAAGCACACCTGGGCCACGGCTTCGCAATACGATGCCGTACACATCCACTCCTGGTGGAACTTTTTGATTCTTGGTGCCTCCTGGATCTGTAACCTGCGTGGCATTAAGCCGGTATTGTCACCACATGGCATGCTGTGCGACTGGGTATTTACCAGCAAGAACAGCCTCAAAAAACGGCTGCTGCATCAGTCCGTAGGAAAGAAGTTACTGGGCAAAACCCACCTGCATATCTCCTCACCCATGGAGCATGAGGAAAGCCTGCGCATACATGGCGACTGGAAGGCCGACCTTATACATAACCTCGTTGCACTGCCTGAAAAGCAATACAGCCGCCGCGAGAACGAGGTGTTTAACATCAGTTTTCTTTCCCGGGTTGATCCCAAAAAGGGGCTGGATATTTTGCTGCACGCGCTGGCAGGCGTAAAATTTCCTTACAAGCTGCGCATTGCGGGGGCTGGTGAGGATGATTATGTTGAATCGCTCAAACAGATTATCCAGCAAAATAAAATGGAAGCAAATGTAGAGTGGGTAGGATGGAAGAACAATGAAGAGAAATACGTTTTCCTCGCGGAGTCCGACCTGTTCGCATTAACCTCTCACAACGAAAATTTCGCCATCGTGGTGATCGAATCGCTGGCGGTGGGAACGCCCGTGCTGGTGAGCAACAACGTAGGCCTTTCCAAGTATGTGAATGAGAAAAAACTTGGTTGGGTAACCAGCATCGACGTGGAGGAAGTGAGAAAGAACCTTACGCAGGTGTACAACGATCATACAGAACGCCGCCGTATTTCGGATGCTTCTGCCGGTATTATCCGGTATGATTTCGACGAAGCGCGCCTGGCGGAAGATTATATCAATATGTACCGTAACAGTACCAATAAACAAGCAGTATGA
- a CDS encoding WcaI family glycosyltransferase: protein MKKRLLLIGGNFSPEPTGIGKYNGEMMTWLARSGYDCTVITSYPYYPQWKVQEPYDRGKSWYKKELVNVDDSGNGGRLKVYRCPQYVPGQPSGKKRMMLDFSFAVSAFFKLMQLLPGKKYDVVISVVPAFHLGLLGVLYKKLRRARFHYHIQDLQIEAARDLNMIKSKKMINTLLGVEKYILKQADYVSSISDGMISRIAEKVNKDVVYFPNWADIDLFHPIEERGELKRAYGFQPEDKVVLYSGAMGEKQGLESILETAAVLKEVKFVLCGSGPYKEKLQQMVQQRGLTNVLFFPLQPFETFNQFLNMADLHLVIQKANASDLVMPSKLTTILAVGGLSLITANEGSGLHTLVKKYDMGLLVDAENPQALTEGVRRALRESHEQIRQNARAYAEEHLSIRRVMARYEETVVNCQQ from the coding sequence ATGAAAAAGAGACTATTGCTCATTGGAGGCAACTTTTCACCCGAGCCTACGGGCATCGGTAAATATAATGGGGAGATGATGACCTGGCTGGCCCGCAGCGGCTATGACTGTACAGTAATCACCTCCTACCCGTACTACCCGCAATGGAAGGTGCAGGAGCCATATGATCGTGGTAAGTCCTGGTACAAAAAAGAGCTGGTAAATGTGGACGATTCAGGTAACGGTGGCAGACTTAAGGTGTATCGCTGTCCGCAATACGTACCCGGGCAACCGTCAGGCAAAAAGCGTATGATGCTCGATTTTTCCTTTGCGGTATCCGCTTTTTTTAAGTTGATGCAGTTGCTGCCGGGTAAAAAATACGATGTGGTAATTTCCGTGGTGCCCGCCTTCCACCTGGGTTTGCTGGGCGTGCTTTACAAGAAGCTGCGCCGCGCACGCTTCCACTACCACATCCAGGATTTGCAGATCGAGGCCGCCCGCGATCTGAATATGATCAAGTCGAAAAAGATGATCAATACCCTGCTGGGTGTAGAAAAATACATCCTGAAGCAGGCAGATTATGTGAGCAGTATTTCCGATGGCATGATCAGCCGCATCGCTGAAAAGGTGAATAAAGACGTGGTGTACTTCCCTAACTGGGCCGACATCGACCTGTTCCATCCCATCGAAGAGAGAGGCGAACTGAAACGGGCATACGGTTTTCAGCCAGAGGATAAGGTGGTGTTGTATTCCGGCGCCATGGGCGAAAAGCAAGGGCTCGAAAGCATACTGGAAACGGCAGCTGTATTAAAGGAAGTAAAGTTTGTACTGTGCGGTTCCGGACCCTACAAGGAGAAGTTACAGCAAATGGTGCAGCAGAGAGGATTGACTAACGTATTGTTCTTCCCCCTTCAGCCATTTGAAACGTTTAACCAGTTTCTTAACATGGCCGATCTGCACCTGGTGATACAAAAGGCAAATGCCAGCGACCTGGTAATGCCTTCTAAACTGACGACAATACTGGCGGTGGGCGGCCTGTCCCTCATCACCGCCAACGAAGGCTCTGGCCTGCATACCCTCGTAAAGAAATACGATATGGGTCTGCTGGTAGATGCCGAAAACCCGCAGGCGCTTACAGAAGGTGTACGCCGCGCCCTGCGGGAAAGCCATGAGCAGATCAGGCAAAATGCAAGAGCGTACGCAGAGGAACATCTTTCTATCCGCCGTGTAATGGCGCGATACGAAGAAACAGTTGTGAATTGTCAACAATAA
- a CDS encoding KTSC domain-containing protein, with the protein MVMPSTVIASMKYDPASLTLRVVYVSGMVYDYHDVPPGVYESMRRATSKGRFLNRHIKGHYPFEKVG; encoded by the coding sequence ATGGTCATGCCGTCTACAGTCATTGCATCCATGAAATATGATCCCGCATCACTTACACTTAGAGTCGTTTATGTGTCGGGAATGGTGTACGATTACCACGATGTGCCGCCCGGGGTCTATGAGTCCATGCGCAGGGCTACCTCTAAGGGTCGATTCCTTAACAGGCACATCAAGGGGCATTATCCTTTCGAAAAAGTAGGGTAG
- a CDS encoding undecaprenyl-phosphate glucose phosphotransferase, which yields MLDRYLKISIIQIIVLDFIWLNAIFFMAGFGLRQYDLALHEGAEAFLLVSNAGWIIALFTTGVYTTNAQLSYEKMARKTLKALVLYFMVLMFFIFISHYLYSRFFVMMYLGLFMVAVVVDRLLFFFVTNHIINRKGVEKKMVILGYNEMSKRLANNLIEGKSNIKFEGYFEEEGNVQELSYYPVIGGLEDCVPYAKDNNIREIYSTLSPEQFPYLYQLAYEAEQHFIHFRFVPDFKMFVNRQIYVDYYNNIPIISLRSEPLDDIANRIRKRLFDIVFSSFVCIFILSWLIPILALLIKLESRGPVFFMQNRTGRNNREFKCLKLRSMRVNNEANSKQATRNDSRFTKIGRILRKTNLDEMPQFINVLLGDMSIVGPRPHMLRHTEEYSAIIQQYMVRHFLKPGITGWAQVNGYRGEITDNLQLRRRVEYDIWYMENWSVYLDLKIIFLTVANTIKGEKNAF from the coding sequence ATGTTGGACCGTTATCTCAAAATCTCCATTATCCAGATCATTGTGCTGGATTTCATTTGGCTGAATGCCATCTTTTTTATGGCTGGCTTCGGGCTGCGCCAATACGACCTCGCTTTGCACGAAGGTGCTGAAGCTTTCCTGCTCGTATCGAATGCGGGTTGGATCATTGCTTTGTTTACTACAGGTGTATACACCACTAATGCCCAGCTTTCGTATGAAAAAATGGCGCGCAAAACGCTGAAGGCCCTGGTGCTGTACTTCATGGTACTCATGTTCTTCATCTTTATCTCCCACTACCTCTACTCCCGGTTTTTTGTGATGATGTACCTGGGACTGTTTATGGTAGCGGTTGTTGTAGATCGTTTGCTCTTCTTTTTTGTAACGAATCACATCATTAACAGGAAAGGGGTCGAGAAGAAGATGGTGATACTCGGGTACAATGAAATGTCGAAACGTCTCGCCAATAACCTGATTGAGGGTAAAAGTAATATCAAGTTCGAGGGGTATTTTGAGGAAGAAGGAAACGTACAGGAACTTTCTTATTACCCAGTGATAGGCGGTTTGGAAGACTGTGTGCCTTACGCAAAGGACAATAACATCCGCGAGATCTATTCCACTTTGTCGCCCGAGCAGTTTCCATACTTGTATCAGCTGGCATATGAAGCGGAGCAGCATTTTATCCACTTCCGTTTTGTTCCTGACTTTAAGATGTTTGTGAACCGGCAGATTTACGTGGATTATTATAACAACATCCCGATTATATCGCTCCGCTCCGAGCCGCTGGACGACATCGCCAACCGTATTCGCAAGCGTTTATTCGATATTGTATTCAGTTCGTTCGTATGCATCTTCATCCTCAGCTGGCTGATCCCGATCCTGGCGTTGCTGATCAAGCTGGAGTCCCGCGGACCGGTGTTTTTCATGCAGAACCGTACAGGTCGTAACAACCGGGAATTTAAATGCCTGAAACTGCGAAGCATGCGGGTAAACAACGAGGCAAACAGTAAACAGGCGACCCGCAATGACAGCCGGTTTACGAAGATCGGCCGGATCCTGCGTAAAACGAACCTCGATGAAATGCCGCAGTTTATCAATGTGTTGCTGGGTGATATGTCTATCGTTGGTCCACGCCCGCACATGTTAAGGCATACCGAAGAATATTCTGCCATTATACAACAATACATGGTGCGTCACTTCCTGAAACCTGGCATCACCGGCTGGGCGCAGGTAAACGGCTACCGTGGGGAAATTACCGACAATTTACAATTACGCAGGCGCGTAGAATATGACATCTGGTACATGGAAAACTGGTCAGTGTATCTCGACCTGAAAATTATTTTCCTCACTGTGGCCAACACTATTAAAGGCGAAAAAAATGCTTTCTGA
- a CDS encoding glycosyltransferase family 2 protein, translated as MSKTVSIIVPVYNGALYIAETLDSIYNQSYKNIQLIVVDGASTDNTLEVVKAHKMKPHILISEKDKGMYDALRKGCEQATGDYMCYINSDDRLLPYTLEMVVQKFETEKCDLVFGDVNYINEQGDVIFMYKGVNFGHKAIKEICRVPFAQQSSFWTRDMYLKTGGFDSSLKYVADSKFLLTICLNPSVKKAYIPKPLGEYRLHGASFSVSVTDKMIVEHGRVMQELDLKRSGALWPVYEFYAKLVNVGGIYKKMTYKGTKF; from the coding sequence ATGTCAAAAACAGTATCCATCATCGTTCCGGTATACAACGGCGCATTATACATCGCCGAAACGCTGGACAGTATCTATAACCAGAGTTATAAAAACATCCAGTTGATTGTGGTGGACGGCGCGTCTACCGACAATACGCTGGAGGTAGTGAAGGCCCATAAAATGAAGCCGCACATCCTCATCTCCGAAAAAGATAAAGGGATGTACGATGCTCTGCGTAAAGGCTGTGAACAGGCGACTGGCGATTACATGTGTTACATTAACTCCGACGACCGCCTGCTGCCGTATACGCTGGAGATGGTCGTGCAGAAGTTTGAAACAGAGAAATGTGACCTCGTATTTGGTGACGTGAATTACATCAATGAACAAGGTGATGTGATTTTTATGTATAAGGGCGTAAACTTTGGGCACAAAGCGATCAAGGAGATTTGCCGGGTGCCTTTCGCGCAGCAAAGCTCCTTCTGGACCCGTGACATGTACCTGAAAACAGGTGGTTTCGACAGTTCGCTGAAATACGTAGCTGATTCTAAGTTCCTGCTCACCATCTGCCTGAACCCATCTGTGAAAAAGGCTTACATCCCGAAACCGTTGGGAGAGTATCGCCTGCACGGTGCATCATTCTCTGTGTCTGTAACGGACAAAATGATCGTAGAGCATGGTCGTGTGATGCAGGAGTTGGACCTGAAACGCTCCGGTGCCTTGTGGCCGGTGTATGAGTTTTACGCAAAGCTGGTGAATGTAGGTGGCATCTATAAAAAAATGACTTACAAAGGCACGAAGTTTTAA
- a CDS encoding winged helix-turn-helix transcriptional regulator, producing MTNDTFKMDKCPMTRTMAILGSKWKPVIIYTVNKKHLRFGQLAAQMPLISRKVLTDQLKELEEDGILLREAYNELPPRVEYSLTEKGLALLPILQQMCEWNRQFEKHGEECTAR from the coding sequence ATGACAAACGACACCTTTAAAATGGATAAATGCCCGATGACCCGTACTATGGCCATCCTGGGCTCGAAATGGAAACCGGTTATCATTTACACCGTGAACAAAAAACACTTGCGTTTCGGCCAACTGGCTGCGCAAATGCCGCTCATCTCCCGAAAGGTACTTACTGACCAGCTGAAAGAGTTAGAAGAAGACGGCATCCTGCTGCGCGAAGCCTATAACGAACTGCCGCCGCGGGTAGAGTATTCGCTTACCGAGAAAGGACTCGCCCTGCTGCCCATCCTCCAGCAGATGTGTGAATGGAACAGGCAGTTTGAAAAACACGGAGAAGAATGTACGGCACGTTAA
- a CDS encoding tyrosine-protein phosphatase has translation MHSHLLAGLDDGVQTLDEAVALVRQLSDAGYTKIVTTPHIISGLYHNHADTILPALDKLRARLEQEGIKVELEAAAEYMLDDYFEGLLADGEPLLKISNKYLLTEFSFVSMPFNYREIFFNLKMAGYEPILAHPERFRYLHDDFDVYRELHETGIHLQVNLLSLKGHYGRSIQKVATQLLEEKLVTFVGTDIHHQRHVDVLSSPRDAAVSALLAASGLKNHLL, from the coding sequence ATGCACTCTCATCTGCTGGCTGGTCTGGACGATGGGGTGCAAACCCTGGACGAAGCCGTGGCGCTCGTTCGCCAGCTTAGCGATGCCGGCTATACGAAAATCGTTACTACCCCACATATCATATCCGGCCTGTATCATAATCACGCAGATACTATTCTGCCCGCGCTCGATAAACTGCGCGCACGGCTGGAGCAGGAGGGTATAAAGGTGGAACTCGAAGCTGCTGCAGAATACATGCTGGACGATTACTTCGAAGGCTTGCTGGCAGACGGGGAACCGCTGTTGAAGATCAGTAATAAATACCTGCTGACCGAATTCTCGTTCGTATCGATGCCATTCAACTACCGCGAGATATTTTTCAACCTGAAGATGGCCGGCTACGAGCCCATACTGGCCCATCCGGAGCGTTTCCGGTACCTGCATGACGACTTCGATGTATACCGCGAATTACATGAGACAGGCATTCACCTGCAGGTAAACCTGTTGTCGCTGAAAGGCCACTATGGCAGATCGATTCAGAAAGTAGCTACGCAATTGCTGGAGGAAAAGCTGGTAACTTTTGTTGGTACTGATATTCATCACCAGCGGCATGTGGATGTATTATCTTCTCCGCGGGATGCCGCTGTGTCGGCGCTGTTGGCTGCCAGTGGACTGAAGAACCACCTGTTATAA
- a CDS encoding glycosyltransferase family 2 protein, which produces MKPAVIILTLNESKHIGRCLESLRLITDEIYIVDAGSKDDTLEIAQRFGAKVFHNPWVSYAKQFQWGLDNCGITAPWVMRMDADEYLEPELIREINEATIPDNITGIYIRRKVLFKGKWIRYGGFYPHTLLRIWRNGKGAIEQRWMDEHIVLSDGDTMMFREHLVDYNLNSIHWWVNKHNNYAIREMVDLLNVKYRFIENDSRLLQSETSQAKRKRFLKEKVYATIPPGGRAFLYFMYRYVLRFGFLDGYHGFVFHFMQGYWYRLLVDVNVKEFEVKLAGDKRREKVVELLKQDYNIAL; this is translated from the coding sequence ATGAAACCGGCAGTAATCATTCTTACGCTTAATGAATCGAAGCACATCGGTCGCTGCCTGGAAAGTCTGCGCCTGATCACTGACGAGATCTACATCGTGGATGCCGGTTCCAAAGACGATACCCTGGAGATCGCGCAGCGGTTCGGTGCCAAAGTGTTTCACAATCCCTGGGTGAGCTACGCAAAACAGTTCCAGTGGGGGTTGGATAATTGTGGTATCACGGCACCGTGGGTAATGCGCATGGATGCAGACGAATACCTGGAGCCGGAACTGATCAGGGAAATTAACGAAGCGACCATACCGGACAATATCACCGGCATTTACATCCGCCGTAAGGTGCTGTTCAAAGGTAAGTGGATTCGTTACGGCGGCTTTTATCCGCACACGCTGCTGCGCATCTGGCGCAATGGTAAAGGTGCTATAGAGCAGCGCTGGATGGATGAGCATATCGTATTGTCCGACGGTGATACCATGATGTTCCGCGAGCACCTGGTAGATTATAACCTTAACTCCATCCACTGGTGGGTGAACAAACATAACAACTACGCCATCCGCGAGATGGTGGACTTGTTAAACGTGAAATACCGCTTTATTGAAAACGATTCGCGCCTGCTGCAGAGCGAAACTTCGCAGGCAAAACGGAAACGTTTTCTGAAGGAAAAGGTGTACGCAACTATCCCTCCGGGCGGTCGCGCATTTCTGTACTTTATGTACCGTTACGTACTACGATTCGGCTTCCTGGATGGCTACCACGGCTTTGTGTTCCACTTTATGCAGGGCTATTGGTACCGTTTGCTCGTTGACGTGAACGTGAAAGAATTTGAAGTGAAACTGGCAGGTGATAAACGTCGCGAAAAGGTAGTCGAACTGCTGAAGCAGGATTACAATATTGCTTTATAA